From bacterium, one genomic window encodes:
- a CDS encoding peptidoglycan DD-metalloendopeptidase family protein, translated as MQKGETLWRISRVYEVDLDEIARINHLADATRIKTGQLIFVPGAKERKDTLAYVPKRPSPEKKEEAKPPPELIDFSWPLRGEILVGFGKLNGKRHQGVDIEGREGTPIVAIYDGIVTYSNDKLRGYGNMVIIKHNEDYSSVYAHNLINLAREGERINKGQAIAQVGATGWADVPHLHFEIRERGKAVNPVFYLP; from the coding sequence CAGGGTCTATGAGGTCGACTTAGATGAGATAGCAAGGATAAACCATTTGGCTGATGCTACCAGAATTAAAACAGGCCAATTAATTTTTGTCCCCGGCGCTAAGGAGAGAAAGGATACTTTAGCCTATGTTCCAAAGCGACCTTCTCCGGAAAAAAAAGAAGAAGCGAAGCCGCCACCTGAACTCATCGATTTCTCCTGGCCTCTAAGAGGAGAGATATTGGTGGGATTTGGGAAACTGAATGGTAAGCGCCACCAGGGCGTGGACATCGAAGGCAGGGAAGGAACGCCTATAGTAGCTATTTACGATGGTATTGTGACTTATAGTAACGATAAACTCCGGGGATATGGGAACATGGTGATAATCAAACATAATGAGGATTATTCGAGCGTCTACGCTCATAATCTCATAAATTTAGCCAGAGAGGGGGAAAGGATAAACAAAGGGCAGGCAATCGCCCAAGTGGGAGCAACTGGTTGGGCAGATGTACCGCACCTACATTTTGAAATAAGGGAGAGGGGTAAAGCGGTCAATCCTGTGTTCTATCTGCCTTAA